The following proteins are encoded in a genomic region of Pyrus communis chromosome 11, drPyrComm1.1, whole genome shotgun sequence:
- the LOC137708659 gene encoding peroxisomal (S)-2-hydroxyacid oxidase GLO4-like, with the protein MASEPVNVNEYQELARQALPKMYYDYYTGGAEDQHTLKENVEAFRRITLRPRILVDVSRVDMSTTILGYKISAPIMLAPTAMHQLAHPEGEVATARAAAACNTIMILSYMSTCTVEEVASSCNAVRFFQIYVYKRRDISAQIVRRAEKNGYKAIVLTADTPRLGRREADIKNKMVAPQLRNFEGLISTEVDSDEGSNLEAFAKGTFDASLCWEDIEWLKSITNLPILIKGVLTHEDARKAMEVGVAGIVVSNHGARQLDYTPATISVLEEVVHAVGGKIPVLFDGGIRRGTDVFKALALGAQAVLVGRPVVYGLAANGKRGVKRVIEMLKDEFELTMALSGCPSIGDITRSHVRTESDKLHSML; encoded by the exons ATGGCATCCGAACCCGTCAATGTGAATGAGTACCAAGAATTGGCTAGGCAAGCCCTTCCGAAAATGTACTATGATTACTACACTGGGGGAGCTGAGGACCAGCACACGCTAAAAGAGAACGTTGAAGCATTTCGCAGAATCAC GTTGCGGCCTAGAATTCTTGTCGATGTTAGCAGAGTAGATATGTCAACTACCATATTGGGTTACAAAATCTCGGCACCTATAATGCTTGCTCCTACTGCCATGCATCAATTGGCCCACCCCGAAG GAGAGGTTGCAACTGCTAGAGCAGCAGCTGCGTGTAACACCATAATG ATTTTGTCCTACATGTCCACCTGCACTGTGGAGGAGGTTGCTTCAAGCTGCAACGCTGTTCGGTTCTTTCAAATATAT GTTTACAAAAGACGAGATATCTCAGCTCAGATAGTTCGCAGAGCTGAAAAAAATGGATACAAGGCTATTGTCCTAACCGCTGATACTCCCAGACTTGGTCGAAGAGAGGCAGACATAAAGAATAA AATGGTAGCGCCTCAGTTGAGGAATTTCGAAGGCCTTATATCAACTGAAGTAGACAGT GATGAAGGGTCAAACTTGGAAGCTTTTGCCAAGGGGACCTTTGATGCTTCTCTGTGCTGGGAG GACATAGAGTGGCTGAAATCTATTACAAACTTGCCAATTCTAATCAAGGGGGTTCTCACTCATGAAGATG CAAGAAAGGCTATGGAGGTAGGTGTTGCTGGGATTGTTGTCTCCAACCATGGAGCGCGTCAACTCGATTATACTCCTGCTACTATTTCTGTCCTGGAAGAG GTGGTTCATGCTGTTGGAGGAAAAATTCCTGTTCTTTTTGATGGAGGAATACGGCGAGGAACAGATGTGTTCAAGGCGCTGGCCCTCGGTGCACAAGCTGTCCTT GTTGGAAGGCCTGTTGTCTATGGCCTAGCAGCAAACGGAAAACGGGGAGTTAAGCGGGTGATCGAAATGTTGAAGGATGAGTTTGAGCTCACAATGGCCCTTTCTGGCTGTCCTAGTATTGGGGATATTACCAGGAGCCATGTCAGAACAGAAAGTGATAAACTCCATTCGATGCTCTAA